From Aphelocoma coerulescens isolate FSJ_1873_10779 chromosome 15, UR_Acoe_1.0, whole genome shotgun sequence, one genomic window encodes:
- the RAD9B gene encoding cell cycle checkpoint control protein RAD9B isoform X1, translating into MKCVIGGAQLRVFGRAIHAIARISDEFWFDPVEKGLALRSVNSSRSAYACVFFSSMFFQHYCWTAVSQPCQKEKQLSLPCKLIIKSVLPVFRCVNVLERNVEKCSISTNPNDHHITFQLLCRHGVVKTYNLTFQECDPLQAIFAKHMCPNILKVHSRLLADVMIHFPTSQEEITLSVTPMKVCFKSYTEEDTDFSRTMLTEIQLSPEEFDYFQVGVDSEVTFCLKELRGLLAFSEATSVPVSIHFDRCGKPIAFSIEDLLLEASFILATLCEAEKEAASPEPACCPQPWDSSKMPMDKSEQTSVDGASKADMAASKKPQQKGNTPSTDSAKPPGALANQEVKSIPRGTERDVPGRAAGAATAEAAGGEATEAPYEKVRELPVVSALEPHSCCLAEHPHVHWRFQWDQLSQQHCWKTPPLLGILLGGRWVSLGNAAAEKDLEVAKASQIFNAPILYHRILTCTNTAFSSFIPYSSELFLARRKRPSVTPSRVW; encoded by the exons TGTTTGGAAGAGCAATACATGCCATAGCACGGATTAGTGATGAATTTTGGTTTGACCCTGTAGAAAAAGGT CTTGCCTTAAGATCAGTGAATTCCTCGAGGTCAGCATATGCATGTGTGTTCTTCTCATCCATGTTTTTCCAACATTACTGCTGGACAGCTGTGTCCCAACCGtgtcagaaggaaaagcagttaTCCCTCCCCTGTAAATTGATAATTAAG tcagTTCTCCCTGTGTTTAGATGTGTAAACGTGCTGGAAAGGAATGTAGAGAAATGCAGCATCTCCACCAACCCCAATGACCACCACATCACCTTTCAGCTCCTCTGCAGGCACG GTGTTGTAAAAACCTATAACCTGACATTCCAAGAGTGTGATCCCTTGCAGGCTATTTTTGCAAAGCACATGTGTCCAAACATTCTTAAAGTCCACTCCAG GCTGCTGGCTGATGTGATGATTCACTTTCCAACCAGTCAGGAAGAAATAACCTTGTCAGTAACTCCAATGAAAGTTTGTTTCAAGAGTTACACTGAGGAAGATACTG ACTTTTCAAGGACAATGCTTACTGAGATACAGCTCAGTCCTGAGGAATTTGACTACTTTCAAGTTGGAGTAGATTCTGAAGTGACATTTTGCCTTAAAGAATTGAGG GGCCTGCTGGCGTTTTCCGAAGCCACCAGTGTTCCTGTGTCCATCCACTTCGACAGATGTGGGAA ACCCATTGCTTTCAGCATTGAGGACCTGCTGCTGGAGGCCAGCTTTATCCTGGCTACCTTGTGTGAGGCTGAGAAGGAGGCAGCTTCCCCAGAGCctgcctgctgcccacagccctgggacag CTCAAAGATGCCTATGGATAAATCTGAACAGACCTCCGTGGATGGAGCCAGCAAGGCAGACATGGCCGCTTCCAAAAAgccacagcagaagggaaacACCCCAAGCACGGACTCTGCAAAACCCCCAGGAGCTTTGGCAAACCAAGAGGTAAAAAGTATTCCCAGAGGCACGGAGAGGGAtgtgccaggcagagcagcaggagcagccacggctgaggcagcaggaggagaagcCACAGAGGCTCCTTACGAGAAGGTGAGAGAACTCCCCGTGGTGTCAGCACTGGaaccccacagctgctgcttggctGAGCACCCCCACGTGCACTGGAGGTTTCAGTGGGATCAGCTgtcacagcagcactgctggaaaACCCCACCACTGCTGGGAATACTCCTGGGGGGCAGGTGGGTTTCACTGGGAAACGCTGCAGCTGAGAAAGATCTTGAAGTAGCAAAGGCTTCACAAATATTTAATGCCCCAATTCTGTATCACAGAATTCTTACCTGTACAAATACTGCATTTTCCAGTTTCATTCCTTATTCTTCGGAGCTGTTTCTTGCAAGGAGAAAGAGGCCATCGGTGACACCTTCCAGAGTTTGGTGA
- the RAD9B gene encoding cell cycle checkpoint control protein RAD9B isoform X4 — translation MKCVIGGAQLRVFGRAIHAIARISDEFWFDPVEKGLALRSVNSSRSAYACVFFSSMFFQHYCWTAVSQPCQKEKQLSLPCKLIIKSVLPVFRCVNVLERNVEKCSISTNPNDHHITFQLLCRHGVVKTYNLTFQECDPLQAIFAKHMCPNILKVHSRLLADVMIHFPTSQEEITLSVTPMKVCFKSYTEEDTDFSRTMLTEIQLSPEEFDYFQVGVDSEVTFCLKELRGLLAFSEATSVPVSIHFDRCGKPIAFSIEDLLLEASFILATLCEAEKEAASPEPACCPQPWDSSKMPMDKSEQTSVDGASKADMAASKKPQQKGNTPSTDSAKPPGALANQEVKSIPRGTERDVPGRAAGAATAEAAGGEATEAPYEKFHSLFFGAVSCKEKEAIGDTFQSLVTASDTEEDFGALQSSQVL, via the exons TGTTTGGAAGAGCAATACATGCCATAGCACGGATTAGTGATGAATTTTGGTTTGACCCTGTAGAAAAAGGT CTTGCCTTAAGATCAGTGAATTCCTCGAGGTCAGCATATGCATGTGTGTTCTTCTCATCCATGTTTTTCCAACATTACTGCTGGACAGCTGTGTCCCAACCGtgtcagaaggaaaagcagttaTCCCTCCCCTGTAAATTGATAATTAAG tcagTTCTCCCTGTGTTTAGATGTGTAAACGTGCTGGAAAGGAATGTAGAGAAATGCAGCATCTCCACCAACCCCAATGACCACCACATCACCTTTCAGCTCCTCTGCAGGCACG GTGTTGTAAAAACCTATAACCTGACATTCCAAGAGTGTGATCCCTTGCAGGCTATTTTTGCAAAGCACATGTGTCCAAACATTCTTAAAGTCCACTCCAG GCTGCTGGCTGATGTGATGATTCACTTTCCAACCAGTCAGGAAGAAATAACCTTGTCAGTAACTCCAATGAAAGTTTGTTTCAAGAGTTACACTGAGGAAGATACTG ACTTTTCAAGGACAATGCTTACTGAGATACAGCTCAGTCCTGAGGAATTTGACTACTTTCAAGTTGGAGTAGATTCTGAAGTGACATTTTGCCTTAAAGAATTGAGG GGCCTGCTGGCGTTTTCCGAAGCCACCAGTGTTCCTGTGTCCATCCACTTCGACAGATGTGGGAA ACCCATTGCTTTCAGCATTGAGGACCTGCTGCTGGAGGCCAGCTTTATCCTGGCTACCTTGTGTGAGGCTGAGAAGGAGGCAGCTTCCCCAGAGCctgcctgctgcccacagccctgggacag CTCAAAGATGCCTATGGATAAATCTGAACAGACCTCCGTGGATGGAGCCAGCAAGGCAGACATGGCCGCTTCCAAAAAgccacagcagaagggaaacACCCCAAGCACGGACTCTGCAAAACCCCCAGGAGCTTTGGCAAACCAAGAGGTAAAAAGTATTCCCAGAGGCACGGAGAGGGAtgtgccaggcagagcagcaggagcagccacggctgaggcagcaggaggagaagcCACAGAGGCTCCTTACGAGAAG TTTCATTCCTTATTCTTCGGAGCTGTTTCTTGCAAGGAGAAAGAGGCCATCGGTGACACCTTCCAGAGTTTGGTGACAGCCAGTGACACCGAGGAGGATTTTGGTGCCTTGCAGAGCTCCCAGGTTCTGTAG
- the RAD9B gene encoding cell cycle checkpoint control protein RAD9B isoform X2 translates to MKCVIGGAQLRVFGRAIHAIARISDEFWFDPVEKGLALRSVNSSRSAYACVFFSSMFFQHYCWTAVSQPCQKEKQLSLPCKLIIKSVLPVFRCVNVLERNVEKCSISTNPNDHHITFQLLCRHGVVKTYNLTFQECDPLQAIFAKHMCPNILKVHSRLLADVMIHFPTSQEEITLSVTPMKVCFKSYTEEDTDFSRTMLTEIQLSPEEFDYFQVGVDSEVTFCLKELRGLLAFSEATSVPVSIHFDRCGKPIAFSIEDLLLEASFILATLCEAEKEAASPEPACCPQPWDSSKMPMDKSEQTSVDGASKADMAASKKPQQKGNTPSTDSAKPPGALANQEVKSIPRGTERDVPGRAAGAATAEAAGGEATEAPYEKVRELPVVSALEPHSCCLAEHPHVHWRFQWDQLSQQHCWKTPPLLGILLGGSFIPYSSELFLARRKRPSVTPSRVW, encoded by the exons TGTTTGGAAGAGCAATACATGCCATAGCACGGATTAGTGATGAATTTTGGTTTGACCCTGTAGAAAAAGGT CTTGCCTTAAGATCAGTGAATTCCTCGAGGTCAGCATATGCATGTGTGTTCTTCTCATCCATGTTTTTCCAACATTACTGCTGGACAGCTGTGTCCCAACCGtgtcagaaggaaaagcagttaTCCCTCCCCTGTAAATTGATAATTAAG tcagTTCTCCCTGTGTTTAGATGTGTAAACGTGCTGGAAAGGAATGTAGAGAAATGCAGCATCTCCACCAACCCCAATGACCACCACATCACCTTTCAGCTCCTCTGCAGGCACG GTGTTGTAAAAACCTATAACCTGACATTCCAAGAGTGTGATCCCTTGCAGGCTATTTTTGCAAAGCACATGTGTCCAAACATTCTTAAAGTCCACTCCAG GCTGCTGGCTGATGTGATGATTCACTTTCCAACCAGTCAGGAAGAAATAACCTTGTCAGTAACTCCAATGAAAGTTTGTTTCAAGAGTTACACTGAGGAAGATACTG ACTTTTCAAGGACAATGCTTACTGAGATACAGCTCAGTCCTGAGGAATTTGACTACTTTCAAGTTGGAGTAGATTCTGAAGTGACATTTTGCCTTAAAGAATTGAGG GGCCTGCTGGCGTTTTCCGAAGCCACCAGTGTTCCTGTGTCCATCCACTTCGACAGATGTGGGAA ACCCATTGCTTTCAGCATTGAGGACCTGCTGCTGGAGGCCAGCTTTATCCTGGCTACCTTGTGTGAGGCTGAGAAGGAGGCAGCTTCCCCAGAGCctgcctgctgcccacagccctgggacag CTCAAAGATGCCTATGGATAAATCTGAACAGACCTCCGTGGATGGAGCCAGCAAGGCAGACATGGCCGCTTCCAAAAAgccacagcagaagggaaacACCCCAAGCACGGACTCTGCAAAACCCCCAGGAGCTTTGGCAAACCAAGAGGTAAAAAGTATTCCCAGAGGCACGGAGAGGGAtgtgccaggcagagcagcaggagcagccacggctgaggcagcaggaggagaagcCACAGAGGCTCCTTACGAGAAGGTGAGAGAACTCCCCGTGGTGTCAGCACTGGaaccccacagctgctgcttggctGAGCACCCCCACGTGCACTGGAGGTTTCAGTGGGATCAGCTgtcacagcagcactgctggaaaACCCCACCACTGCTGGGAATACTCCTGGGGGGCAG TTTCATTCCTTATTCTTCGGAGCTGTTTCTTGCAAGGAGAAAGAGGCCATCGGTGACACCTTCCAGAGTTTGGTGA
- the RAD9B gene encoding cell cycle checkpoint control protein RAD9B isoform X3: MFFQHYCWTAVSQPCQKEKQLSLPCKLIIKSVLPVFRCVNVLERNVEKCSISTNPNDHHITFQLLCRHGVVKTYNLTFQECDPLQAIFAKHMCPNILKVHSRLLADVMIHFPTSQEEITLSVTPMKVCFKSYTEEDTDFSRTMLTEIQLSPEEFDYFQVGVDSEVTFCLKELRGLLAFSEATSVPVSIHFDRCGKPIAFSIEDLLLEASFILATLCEAEKEAASPEPACCPQPWDSSKMPMDKSEQTSVDGASKADMAASKKPQQKGNTPSTDSAKPPGALANQEVKSIPRGTERDVPGRAAGAATAEAAGGEATEAPYEKVRELPVVSALEPHSCCLAEHPHVHWRFQWDQLSQQHCWKTPPLLGILLGGRWVSLGNAAAEKDLEVAKASQIFNAPILYHRILTCTNTAFSSFIPYSSELFLARRKRPSVTPSRVW; this comes from the exons ATGTTTTTCCAACATTACTGCTGGACAGCTGTGTCCCAACCGtgtcagaaggaaaagcagttaTCCCTCCCCTGTAAATTGATAATTAAG tcagTTCTCCCTGTGTTTAGATGTGTAAACGTGCTGGAAAGGAATGTAGAGAAATGCAGCATCTCCACCAACCCCAATGACCACCACATCACCTTTCAGCTCCTCTGCAGGCACG GTGTTGTAAAAACCTATAACCTGACATTCCAAGAGTGTGATCCCTTGCAGGCTATTTTTGCAAAGCACATGTGTCCAAACATTCTTAAAGTCCACTCCAG GCTGCTGGCTGATGTGATGATTCACTTTCCAACCAGTCAGGAAGAAATAACCTTGTCAGTAACTCCAATGAAAGTTTGTTTCAAGAGTTACACTGAGGAAGATACTG ACTTTTCAAGGACAATGCTTACTGAGATACAGCTCAGTCCTGAGGAATTTGACTACTTTCAAGTTGGAGTAGATTCTGAAGTGACATTTTGCCTTAAAGAATTGAGG GGCCTGCTGGCGTTTTCCGAAGCCACCAGTGTTCCTGTGTCCATCCACTTCGACAGATGTGGGAA ACCCATTGCTTTCAGCATTGAGGACCTGCTGCTGGAGGCCAGCTTTATCCTGGCTACCTTGTGTGAGGCTGAGAAGGAGGCAGCTTCCCCAGAGCctgcctgctgcccacagccctgggacag CTCAAAGATGCCTATGGATAAATCTGAACAGACCTCCGTGGATGGAGCCAGCAAGGCAGACATGGCCGCTTCCAAAAAgccacagcagaagggaaacACCCCAAGCACGGACTCTGCAAAACCCCCAGGAGCTTTGGCAAACCAAGAGGTAAAAAGTATTCCCAGAGGCACGGAGAGGGAtgtgccaggcagagcagcaggagcagccacggctgaggcagcaggaggagaagcCACAGAGGCTCCTTACGAGAAGGTGAGAGAACTCCCCGTGGTGTCAGCACTGGaaccccacagctgctgcttggctGAGCACCCCCACGTGCACTGGAGGTTTCAGTGGGATCAGCTgtcacagcagcactgctggaaaACCCCACCACTGCTGGGAATACTCCTGGGGGGCAGGTGGGTTTCACTGGGAAACGCTGCAGCTGAGAAAGATCTTGAAGTAGCAAAGGCTTCACAAATATTTAATGCCCCAATTCTGTATCACAGAATTCTTACCTGTACAAATACTGCATTTTCCAGTTTCATTCCTTATTCTTCGGAGCTGTTTCTTGCAAGGAGAAAGAGGCCATCGGTGACACCTTCCAGAGTTTGGTGA
- the PPTC7 gene encoding protein phosphatase PTC7 homolog yields the protein MFSVLSYGRLVARAVLGGLSQTDSRDYSLVTASCGFGKDFRKGILKKGMCYGDDACFVARHRTADVLGVADGVGGWRDYGVDPSQFSGTLMRTCERLVKEGRFVPSNPVGILTAGYCELLQNKVPLLGSSTACIVVLDRSSHRLHTANLGDSGFLVVRGGEVVHRSDEQQHYFNTPFQLSIAPPEAEGVVLSDSPEAADSTSFDVQLGDIILTATDGLFDNMPDYMILQELKKLKNSNYESIQQTARSIAEQAHELAYDPTYMSPFAQFACDNGLNVRGGKPDDITVLLSIVAEYTD from the exons ATGTTCTCGGTGCTCTCCTACGGCAGGCTGGTGGCGCGGGCGGTCCTGGGCGGCCTCTCGCAGACAGACTCCCGCGACTACAGCCTGGTGACGGCCAGCTGTGGCTTCGGCAAAGATTTCCGCAAGGGCATCCTCAAGAAAGGGATGTGCTACGGGGATGACGCCTGTTTCGTGGCGCGGCACCGCACCGCGGATGTGCTGG GGGTGGCAGATGGTGTAGGTGGCTGGAGAGACTACGGGGTTGACCCTTCTCAGTTCTCAGGGACTCTCATGCGAACGTGTGAACGTTTAGTAAAAGAAGGACGGTTTGTTCCAAGCAATCCTGTTGGAATTCTCACCGCAGGCTATTGTGAGCTGCTGCAGAACAAAGTACCTTTGCTTG ggagcagcacagcttGTATAGTAGTCCTGGACAGATCAAGTCATCGTTTACATACAGCCAACTTGGGAGATTCTGGATTTTTGGTAGTCAGAGGAGGAGAAGTCGTCCATCGATCCGATGAGCAGCAGCATTACTTCAACACTCCCTTCCAGCTGTCAATAGCTCCACCAGAGGCAGAAGGAGTTGTCTTAAGTGACAG ccccgagGCTGCTGACAGCACGTCCTTCGATGTCCAGCTTGGGGACATCATCCTGACCGCCACAGACGGACTGTTTGACAACATGCCTGACTACATGATCCTGCAGGAGTTGAAAAAGCTGAAG AACTCCAACTACGAGAGCATCCAGCAGACTGCACGGAGCATTGCTGAGCAGGCCCACGAGCTGGCCTATGACCCCACGTACATGTCACCCTTTGCGCAGTTCGCCTGTGACAACGGATTGAATGTCAGAG GGGGGAAACCAGACGACATCACCGTCCTTCTTTCCATCGTAGCTGAGTACACAGACTGA